The window GTAGAGCAGGGCCAGCAAACGCCAGCCGATCAGCGCGTGCGGTTTGGTCGGTGCAGCGGCGGGGACGGTGTCATCGGGCATCGCGACAGGATACAGGCGGCCCGTGCGGCCACCGGCTACGCTTGCGCGCAATGAGCACCACCGCCGATCGCCGACGCATCGCCCGTTCGTTGCCACCGCTGGCGGATGCAGACACGACCGCGATCGAGCGCTTCCTCGATGCCGCCTGGGCTGAGAACGGTCTGTCGCCGGCCGCGCTGACGGCGTATCGCAGCGACCTGCAGGGCCTGGCGCGATGGCTGCAGGCGCGGCCATCGGCACCGCCGCTGGCATTGGCCGCGCGCAGCGACCTGTTCGACTACCTGGCCATGCGCAGCGCTGCCGGCTACAAGCCGCGCAGCAATGCCCGCCTGCTGTCCACGCTGCACGCGTTCTACGCGCACGCCGTGCGCCTGCGGTTGCGTGGCGACGATCCCAGCGCCTTGCTGCAGCCGCCCCACCTGCCACGATTGCTGCCCAAGGCCTTGTCGGAAGCGCAGGTGTCGGCCTTGCTTGAATCCCCCGATGCCGGCACCCCGACCGGCCTGCGCGATCGCGCGATGCTGGAACTGATGTACGCCTGCGGCCTGCGCGTCAGCGAACTGGTCGGCCTGCCCGGGACCGCGATCAACCTGCGTCAGGGCGTGCTGCGGGTGACCGGCAAGGGCGGCAAGGATCGGCTGGTGCCCTTGGGCGAGGAATCCCAGCACTGGCTGCAGCGTTACCTGCGCGAGTCGCGCCCGGCGCTGCTGGCCGGCCTGCGCGATACCGGCATCGCCCAATCGCTGTTCGTCGATGGCAAGGGCCAGGCACCGACCCGGCAGGCGTTCTGGGCGCTGGTCAAGCATCACGCGGCCGCGGCCGGTATCGATCCTGCGCGGGTCAGCCCACATGGCCTGCGCCACAGTTTCGCCACCCACCTGCTCAATCGCGGGGCGGATCTGCGCGCGCTGCAGATGCTGTTGGGCCATGCCTCGCTGTCCACCACCCAGATCTACACCCTGGTCGCGCGCGAGCATCTGAAATCGCTGCACGCCCGGCACCACCCGCGGGCCTGATTGCCGGCGCATGCGAGAATGCCGGGAACCCCGTGGCCGGCGACCGGTCGGACCACGTGCCCGTCTCCAGGAGTTTCGATGAATCGTTTCCTCGCCTTCGCCGCACTGTGCGGCCTGAGCCTGTCCGCCTGCGCGCAACAGCCTGCACCGGATGCCGCAGGCCAGAAGATCACCATCGGACCGAAGGCCATGGCCGAACCCGCGTTCGCCACCGGTAGCCCGGAGGAACGCGCCCGCGCCGTCTTGCGCGAGCTCAACCCGAAGATCACCGTGGAAAGCATCAAGGCCGCCCCGATCCCCGGTTTCCGCGAAGTGATCGCCACCGGCCAGGTCGTGTATGTCAGCGATGACGGCAAGTACCTGTTCCAGGGCGGGCTGCTGGATATCGCCAAGCGCAAGGACATGGGCGAAGCGGCGATGGCGAAACTGCGCGCCGACGTCCTCAAGACCCTGCCGGTTGCGGATCGCATCGTGTTCTCGCCGGCCGGCAAGCCGAAGCACACGGTTGTGGTGCTGACCGACATCGAATGCGGCTATTGCCGCAAGTTCCACACCGACATCGCCGAGTACACCAAGCGCGGCATCGAGGTCGAGTACCTGGCGTTTCCGCGCGCCGGCCTGGCCAGCGCCGACTACCGCAACATGGTGTCGGTCTGGTGCGCGCCGGATCGGCGCAAGGCACTGACCGATGCCAAGGATGGCCGCGCGGTGCCGTCGCGCACCTGCCAGACGCCGGTGGACATGCAGTACCGCGCCGGGCAGCGGATGGGCCTGACCGGCACCCCGATGATCCTCAACAGCAGCGGCGAACTGATGGGCGGTTACCTGCCGCCGGATGCCCTGCTGGAGCGCCTGGAAGCCGCGGCCGCGGGCGTCTGAATCCGTGCGTCGGCCGGCGCGTGGCCCGGCTCGGCTACACTAGCCGGCCCGTTGCCACCGTCAGCCGGACATGATCCTCCTCGAGGGCGCGCCCGCCCTGTCGCCGTTCCGTCGCGACCGCCTGCAAGCCCGACTCAACGCCATCGTCCCCGGTCTGCGCATCAGCGGTGCCTGGCATGGTTACTGGATCGACCCCGACGCCGGTGCAAGCCCGGACCTGGAGGCGCTCAAGCGCATCCTGCAGGCCGGTGACGGCGTGGCCGATGCCGAACCCGGCAGCGTCTCGCGTTTCATCGTGCCGCGGCTTGGCACCTTGTCGCCATGGGCGAGCAAGGCCACCGAACTGCTGCGCGGTGCCGGCCTGCCGGTGAAACGGGTCGAGCGCGGCATGCGCATCGACGTGAGCGGCTGGCCGCAAGACGCCGCTAAACAAGCCGCGCTGGGCAAGCTGCTGCACGACCCGATGACGCAGTCGCTGCTTGCCACCCGCGAAGACGGCGCGGCGCTGTTCAGCGCCAATCCGCGCGGCGCACTCGAGGTGATCCCGCTGGCAGACATCGATGCCGCCAATGCGCGGCTCGGCCTGGCCCTGGCGCAGGATGAGATCGACTATCTGCGTGACCGTTACGGGGAACTCGGCCGCGACCCGCACGACGTCGAACTGATGATGTTCGCGCAGGCCAATTCCGAGCACTGCCGGCACAAGATATTCAATGCGTCGTGGACCATCGATGGTCGTGAACAACCGACCTCGTTGTTCAAGATGATCAAGAACACCCATGCGGTCACGCCGGAACACACGTTGTCCGCGTACAGCGACAATGCGGCGGTGGTCGGCGGTTACGCGGCGTCGCGCTTCCGTCCCGATCCGGCGACCCAGCAATATCGTGCCGAACCGGTGGCCGAGAGCGCGTTCTGCATCAAGGTCGAGACCCACAACCACCCGACCGCGATCGCGCCCTTCCCCGGCGCATCCACCGGTGCCGGCGGCGAAATCCGCGACGAAGGCGCGACCGGTCGCGGCGGTCGTCCGAAGGCTGGCCTGTGCGGCTTCTCGGTGTCGCACCTGCGCATTCCCACGCTGCCGCAACCGTGGGAGGGCGAACGCGTGCTCAATCCGCGGATGGCACCGGCGCTGGAGATCATGCTGGACGGCCCGCTCGGCGCTGCTGCGTTCAGCAACGAATTCGGCCGGCCCAATCTTGTCGGCTATTTCCGCAGCTTCGAGCTGCGCGAAGGCAGCATGTCCGATGGCAGCCAGCTGACCCGCGCCTACGACAAGCCGATCATGCTCGCCGGCGGCATCGGCGCGATGGACCGGCCGATGGTGGCCAAGCTGCTGTTGTCGGACGGCGATGCGGTGATCGTGCTCGGCGGCCCGGCGATGCTGATCGGCCTGGGCGGCGGCGCGGCGAGTTCGGTGGCGTCCGGTGATACCAGCGAAGACCTCGATTTCGCCTCGGTGCAGCGCGACAACCCGGAGATGGAACGGCGCGCGCAGGAAGTCATCGACCGCTGCGTCGCGATGGCCGGAGACAATCCGATCCTGTCGGTGCACGACGTCGGCGCCGGCGGCCTGTCCAACGCGATCCCGGAGCTGCTGCACGACTCTGGCGTGGGTGGCGTGATCGATCTTGGCAAGGTGCCCAGCGATGATCCGTCGCTGTCGCCGATGCAGCTGTGGTGCAACGAATCGCAGGAACGCTACGTGCTCGGCATCGCGCAGTCGCGGGTGGCCGAATTCGCCGCGCTGTGCGCGCGCGAGCGGTGCGTGTTCGCCGTCGTCGGCACCACGACCAGAGAAGAGCGACTGGTGGTCGGCTATGCCGGCGAGCCGCCGGCGATCGACCTGCCGATGGATGTACTGTTCGGCAAGGCACCGAAGATGCATCGCGACAGCGCGCATCCGGTGCCGCCGCAATGGCCCGAGGCCGACACCGACGCGCTCGACCTGCACGAGGCCGGCCTGCGCGTGCTCGCCCATCCCAGCGTGGCATCGAAATCCTTTCTCATCACCATCGGCGATCGCACTGTCGGCGGCCTGACCGCGCGCGACCAGATGGTCGGCCCGTGGCAGGTGCCCGTCGCCGATTGCGCGATCACCCTCAGCGGGTTCGACGGTTTCACCGGCGAGGCGATGGCGATCGGCGAACGCACGCCGCTGGCCCTGCTGGATGCCGCCGCCTCAGCGCGGATGGCGGTCGGCGAGGCGATCACCAACCTGCTCGCGGCGCCGGTCGAATCGCTCAATCGCATCAAGTTGTCGGCGAACTGGATGGCCGCGGCCGGCCATGCCGGCGAAGACGCGCGCCTGTTCGATGCGGTCAAGGCGGTGGGCATGGAGTTGTGCCCGGAACTCGAACTGAGCATCCCGGTCGGCAAGGATTCGTTGTCGATGCAGGCGCAATGGCAAGCCGATGGCGTTGCCCGGAAATCGGTGTCGCCGGTGTCGCTGGTGGTGTCCGCGTTCGCGCCCGTCGTCGACGTGCGCGCGCAGGCCACGCCGCTGCTGCGCCGCGACATCGAGTCGGAGTTGTGGCTGATCGGCCTGGGCGCCGGTCGCCAGCGCATGGGCGGCTCGGTGCTCGCGCAATGCCATCCCGACGCCACCGACGGTCATGCGTTGCCAGCCTTCGGCGGCGACGTGCCCGACCTCGACGATCCGCAACGCCTGCGTTCGTTGTTCGAGCTGGTCCGCGACGCGCGCGAGAACGGCATGCTGCTGGCCTACCACGACCGTTCCGACGGTGGCGTTTTCGCCGCGCTGTGCGAGATGGCCTTCGCCTCGCATCTCGGCCTGGAGATCCGCCTCGATGGTTGGGGCGATGGCCGCGGCGACGACGTGTTCAGCACGCTGTTCAACGAGGAACTCGGCGCAGTCGTGCAGGTGCCGGTCGAGGAACGCGCGGCGTTCGCCGACCTGGTCGCCCGCCACGGCCTGATCGAATGCGCGCAACGCATCGCCCGGCCGACGACTGCCCCGACGATCCGCGTCAGCGACGCCGACGAGACCCTGGTCGAGTGGCGTTGGGATGAATTGTTCGACGCGTGGTGGTCGGTGAGCCATGCGATGCAGAAGCTGCGCGACAACCCGGACGGCGCCGACAGCGAGCGCGACGCGTCACGCCGCTTCGATGCGCCCGGCCTGCAGCCGAAGCTCACGTTCGATGCGGCTGAAGACATCGCAATGCCATTCATCGCGAAGGGCGCGCGCCCGAAGGTCGCGATCCTGCGCGAGCAGGGCGTCAACAGCCAGATCGAAACCGCGTTCGCGTTCGATGCTGCCGGCTTCGATACCTTCGACGTGCACATGAGCGACCTGGTCGCCGGCCGCTTCGACCTGGCCGACTTCAACGGCTTGGTCGCCTGCGGTGGCTTCAGTTACGGCGACGTGCTCGGTGCCGGCCGCGGCTGGGCGACCTCGATCCTCGAGCGCAACGCGTTGCGCGACATGTTCGCCGCGTTCTTCGCGCGCCAGGACGCGTTTTCGCTGGGCATCTGCAACGGCTGCCAGATGATGGCGCAGCTGCGCGGGATCATTCCCGGCGCGGAGCACTGGCCGACCTTCCAGCGCAACGCCAGCGAGCAGTACGAAGCGCGCCTGGCACTGCTCGAAGTGGGCGATTCGCCCTCGCTGTTCCTGCGCGGCATGGCCGGTTCGCGCATCCCGGTGGCGGTGGCGCACGGCGAGGGCCGCGCGCAGTTCGACAGCGGCATCGACCACAGTGCAGTGGACATCGCGCTGCGTTACGTCACCGGCGACGGTCGCGTGGCCGAGGCCTACCCCGCCAATCCGAACGGCTCGCCAGGCGGCATCGCCGGCGTATCCAGCCGCGACGGCCGCGCGACGATCCTGATGCCGCATCCCGAGCGCACCCTGCGCAGCGCCAACTTCAGCTGGGCCCCGCGCGACTGGCCACAGGATTCCCCGTGGCAGCGGATGTTCCGCAACGCGCGGGCGTGGTTGGGGTGAGCGGACCATGAGGCATCCAAAAAGGCTGGCTTGCGCCAGCTTTTTTTTGGGTAGTATCGACGCCACATCCTGCTGTGGCTGCGAGCTTCAGTGGCGTAGTACGGCGGTCGCATTATTTGCCGACAAGAGTTGATTCCACATGTCCTGTTCAACGACATGTGTGCCAAGTAGTGCTGACAGGCTTCAGCTGCCAGATTCTTGCCGTCGAACGCGAATCCGGGCCATGCTCGCCATCGCACCACGTTAGCCGCCCTGCTACCCTCGCAGCCTTCATCCCGTGGCCTTGCGATCCCATGAGCGCTGTCCTGTCCGACCCCGTCCCGGCCAGCCCCGACGAGCGCATCGTTGCCTTGTTGTTGCAACGCGGCAAGCTCAAGGACGCCGACCTGGTCCGCGCGCGTCGTCTGCAGGAAGAGACCGGTGGCGGTTTGCTGGCGTTGCTGGCGCGGCTCGGCCTGGTGTCCGAGCGCGACCATGCCGAAGCGTGTTCGACCGAGCTCGACCTGCCCCTGCGCAGCGCCCGCGACGTGCCGGAGTTGCCGCCGGAAGACGTGGCGCTGGGCCAGCAGTCGATCAGCATCAAGTTCATGAAGCAGTACCACGTGGTCCCGGTGTCCGCGGACGCGACGCATGTGGATGTGTTGCTGGCCGATCCGCAGGATGCCTACGCGCTGGATGCGGTGCGGCTGGCGACCGGCCGTGAGCTGCGGCCGGCGGTGGCGCTGCGCAGCGAGATCGACGAGCTGGTGGAGCGCTGGCACGGCCAGGGTCGCAGTGCGATGGAGGGCATCGTCGAGAACGCCGAGGGCGAGGCCGGCTTCGACGATGTCGAACACCTGCGCGATCTCGCTTCCGAAGCGCCGGTGATCCGGCTGGTGAACCTGGTGATCCAGCGCGCGGTGGAACTGCGCGCCTCGGACATCCACATCGAACCCTTCGAGACGCGGCTGAAGGTGAGATACCGCATCGACGGCGTGCTGGAGGAAGGCGAAAGCCCGCCGGCCAACCTGACCGCGGCGGTGATCAGCCGCATCAAGATCATGGCCAAGCTCAATATCGCCGAGCGCCGCCTGCCGCAGGACGGCCGCATCGTCATGCGCGTGCAGGGCAAGGAACTGGACCTGCGCGTCAGCACGGTGCCGACCGCGCATGGCGAATCGGTGGTGATGCGCCTGCTGGACCGCGAAACCGTGGTGCTGGATTTCGACAAGCTCGGCTTCGGCCCGGCATTCATGCCGCGCTTCCAGAAGATCATGGAGCAGCCGCACGGGATCCTGCTGGTCACCGGCCCGACCGGTTCCGGCAAGACGACCACGCTGTACACCGCGCTGAGCAAGCTCAACACGCCGGACGTCAAGATCATCACGGTCGAGGATCCGGTCGAATACCAGATCGAAGGCATCAACCAGATCCAGGCCAAGCCGCAGATCGGGCTGGACTTCGCCAACGCGCTACGCAGCATCGTCCGCCAGGATCCGGACATCATCATGATCGGCGAAATGCGCGACCTGGAAACCGCGCGCATCGCGATCCAGTCGGCGCTGACCGGTCACCTGGTGTTGAGCACGCTGCATACCAACAACGCCGCCGGCGGCATCACCCGCCTGCTCGACATGGGCGTGGAGGATTACCTGCTGACCTCGACGGTCAATGGCATCGTCGCCCAGCGGCTGGTGCGCCGGTTGGAGCCGACACACGCCGAGCAATACGCGGCATCGCCGGAGGAGATCGAAAAGTTCGGCCTGCGTCGGTACCAGCCGCAGGGCGAGATCTTCCTGTATCGGCCGAAGGCGTCGGCGTTGTCGCCGACCGGTTACCTGGGCCGCACCACGATCATGGAATTGCTGGTGATGGACGATGAAGTCCGCCGCGCGGTGATGCGCCATGCCGGCATGGACGAAATCGAGAAACTCGCGCGCCAGGGCGGCATGAGCACCATGTACGAAGTCGGCATCGCCAAGGCGTTGCGTGGCGAGACCACGATCGAGGAAGTCCTGCGCGTGACCGAGGACGCCTGAGCCGATGGCGCTCTACCGCTACAAGGCGCTGAACGCGCGCGGCGAAGTGCTGGACGGCCAGATGGAGGCCGGCAGCGATGCCGAAGTCGCCTCGCGGCTGCAGGAGCAGGGCCATTTGCCGGTGGAGGCGAAGCTTGCCTCCGAGGCCGGCGGCGAATCCACCTGGCGCGCGCTGTTCAAGCCGAAGCCGTTCGCCGGTCAGCGGCTGGTGCAGTTCACCCAGCAACTGGCGACCCTGCTCGGTGCCGGGCAGCCGCTGGATCGCGCGCTGGGCATCTTGCTGGAATTGCCGGAAGACGAGGCGGCCACCCGCACCATCGGCGACATCCGCGACGCGGTGCGTGGCGGCGCCTCGTTGTCGGCGGCGCTGGATCGGCAGCACGGCACGTTCAGTCGCTTGTTCGTGAACATGGTTCGCGCCGGCGAGGCCGGCGGCAACCTGCACGAAACCCTGCAGCGGCTGGCCGATTACCTGGAGCGTTCGCGCGCGTTGCGGGCGCGGGTGATCAACGCGCTGGTGTACCCGGCGATCCTGCTGGCGATGGTCGGGCTGTCGCTGCTGTTCCTGCTCGGCTACGTGGTGCCGCAGTTCTCGGCGATGTACGAGAGCCTGGATGCCGACCTGCCGTGGTTCTCGACCTTCATCCTTGGCTTGGGTGAATTCGTCCGCGACTGGTGGATCGTGATCCTTGCCTTGCCGCTGCTGGCCGTGCTGTGGATCGACCGCAAGCGCCGCGATCCGGTATTCATGCGCCGCTTCGACAGCTGGTTGCTGCAACGCAAGTTGGCCGGTCCGCTGGTGGCCAAGCTGGACACCGCGCGGCTGGCGCGCACGCTGGGCACGCTGCTGCGCAATGGCGTTCCCCTGCTGTCTGCGCTCGGCATCGCCCGCAACGTGCTGGACAACCGGGTGCTGGCCGCCGACGTGGATGCCGCCGCGGAAGAAGTGAAGAACGGCATCGGCCTGTCCGCCGCGCTGGGCAAGGGCAAGCGCTTCCCGCGGCTGGCCCTGCAGATGATCCAGGTCGGTGAGGAATCCGGCGCGCTCGACACGATGCTGCTGAAGACCGCCGACACCTTCGAGCAGGAAACCTCGGTGGCGATGGATCGCCTGCTGGCGGCGCTGGTGCCGGCGGTGACCCTGATGCTGGCGGTGGTGGTGGGGGTGGTGATTCTGGCCGTGCTGTCGCCGATCTACGACCTCACCAGCGTGGTCGGCTAGGGCCGGGCCGGGAACTCGGCGACAATCGATGCATCCAATCTTTTCACGCCCAACGCGGGACATCCCCATGCGCAATCGTCAATTCCGTCCCATCCCGAAGGCATCGCAGGCCGGCTTCTCGTTGATCGAGATCATCATCGTGGTCGTGCTGATCGGTGGCATCGTGGCCTTCGCTGCCAACAAGATCCTCGGCGGGCAGGACCGCGCCAACGTCAACCTGGCCAAGGCACAGGTGCAAACGCTGGCCGAGAAGATCCAGCAGTACCAGATGGATACCGGCACCTTGCCGGACAGCCTGGAAGCGCTGGTCAAGGCGCCGACGGACGCCAATGGCTGGCTCGGCCCGTACGCGCGCGGTCCCGAACTGGTCGATCCGTGGAAGCAGCCCTACGCCTACAAGGTGCCGGGTGAGGGCGGGCCATTCGACCTGGTCAGCCTGGGTGCCGACCGCAAGGTCGGTGGCGACAGCGTCAACGCCGACATCCAGTACCAGTAAGCGCGATCGGCGCAGGCGCGGGGACAGGGGATGCGCACGCGCGGGCAATCGGCGGGATTCACGCTGATCGAGATGCTGGTGGTGCTGGTGATCATCGCCGCTGCCACCCTGCTCGCAATGGCGGCGTTCGGTGGCGGCATGCGCGGCATGCAACTGCGTTCGTCGGCGAAGGAAATTGCCGCACAGCTGCGCTTCGCCCGCGCGGTCGCGATCAGTACGGGCGAGCCGCAGGACGTGGTCTTCGATCCGCAGGGCCGCAGCTGGCGCGGCGCGAAAGGCCGCAGCGGCAGTCTGCCGGGCGAGGGCGACGTGGTCTTCACGGGTGCCGGTACCGCCCAGTTCGCCGATACCGCCGATGAAGCGGGCAAGGGCGTGGTGCGGTTCTTCCCCGATGGCGCGGCCACCGGCGGGCGCGTGCGGCTGCTCGCGAATGGCGCGGGGTGGGATGTGGACGTGCGCTGGCTGACCGGCGAGGTGGTGATGCGCCGCGTGCGGGACGTGCAATGACGCGTCCGCAGATGCATCGCGTCGCCAAGCGCAAGCGTGCCGCAGCCGGCTTCACCCTGATCGAGATCATCGTGGCGTTCGGCGTTCTTGCGCTGGGTCTCACGTTGTTGATCGGCACCTTGTCCGGCGCGACTCGGCAGGTGCGCCAGGCCGGCGATGCCGGGCGCGCGGCGCTGCATGCGCAGACGCTGCTAGCCGAGCACGCCAGTACGTTGCAGGGGCCAGCGAATGACGATGGCGAGCTGGAGGACGGCCGGTATCGCTGGCAGTTGCGGGCCACGCCGTGGACCGATCCGGCGGCACGTGGCGGATCGGTGCAGGTTGACCCCGGTGCCGCCCGCCTGCTGCACGTGCAGCTGGACATCGAAT of the Thermomonas carbonis genome contains:
- the xerD gene encoding site-specific tyrosine recombinase XerD codes for the protein MRAMSTTADRRRIARSLPPLADADTTAIERFLDAAWAENGLSPAALTAYRSDLQGLARWLQARPSAPPLALAARSDLFDYLAMRSAAGYKPRSNARLLSTLHAFYAHAVRLRLRGDDPSALLQPPHLPRLLPKALSEAQVSALLESPDAGTPTGLRDRAMLELMYACGLRVSELVGLPGTAINLRQGVLRVTGKGGKDRLVPLGEESQHWLQRYLRESRPALLAGLRDTGIAQSLFVDGKGQAPTRQAFWALVKHHAAAAGIDPARVSPHGLRHSFATHLLNRGADLRALQMLLGHASLSTTQIYTLVAREHLKSLHARHHPRA
- a CDS encoding DsbC family protein; protein product: MNRFLAFAALCGLSLSACAQQPAPDAAGQKITIGPKAMAEPAFATGSPEERARAVLRELNPKITVESIKAAPIPGFREVIATGQVVYVSDDGKYLFQGGLLDIAKRKDMGEAAMAKLRADVLKTLPVADRIVFSPAGKPKHTVVVLTDIECGYCRKFHTDIAEYTKRGIEVEYLAFPRAGLASADYRNMVSVWCAPDRRKALTDAKDGRAVPSRTCQTPVDMQYRAGQRMGLTGTPMILNSSGELMGGYLPPDALLERLEAAAAGV
- the purL gene encoding phosphoribosylformylglycinamidine synthase is translated as MILLEGAPALSPFRRDRLQARLNAIVPGLRISGAWHGYWIDPDAGASPDLEALKRILQAGDGVADAEPGSVSRFIVPRLGTLSPWASKATELLRGAGLPVKRVERGMRIDVSGWPQDAAKQAALGKLLHDPMTQSLLATREDGAALFSANPRGALEVIPLADIDAANARLGLALAQDEIDYLRDRYGELGRDPHDVELMMFAQANSEHCRHKIFNASWTIDGREQPTSLFKMIKNTHAVTPEHTLSAYSDNAAVVGGYAASRFRPDPATQQYRAEPVAESAFCIKVETHNHPTAIAPFPGASTGAGGEIRDEGATGRGGRPKAGLCGFSVSHLRIPTLPQPWEGERVLNPRMAPALEIMLDGPLGAAAFSNEFGRPNLVGYFRSFELREGSMSDGSQLTRAYDKPIMLAGGIGAMDRPMVAKLLLSDGDAVIVLGGPAMLIGLGGGAASSVASGDTSEDLDFASVQRDNPEMERRAQEVIDRCVAMAGDNPILSVHDVGAGGLSNAIPELLHDSGVGGVIDLGKVPSDDPSLSPMQLWCNESQERYVLGIAQSRVAEFAALCARERCVFAVVGTTTREERLVVGYAGEPPAIDLPMDVLFGKAPKMHRDSAHPVPPQWPEADTDALDLHEAGLRVLAHPSVASKSFLITIGDRTVGGLTARDQMVGPWQVPVADCAITLSGFDGFTGEAMAIGERTPLALLDAAASARMAVGEAITNLLAAPVESLNRIKLSANWMAAAGHAGEDARLFDAVKAVGMELCPELELSIPVGKDSLSMQAQWQADGVARKSVSPVSLVVSAFAPVVDVRAQATPLLRRDIESELWLIGLGAGRQRMGGSVLAQCHPDATDGHALPAFGGDVPDLDDPQRLRSLFELVRDARENGMLLAYHDRSDGGVFAALCEMAFASHLGLEIRLDGWGDGRGDDVFSTLFNEELGAVVQVPVEERAAFADLVARHGLIECAQRIARPTTAPTIRVSDADETLVEWRWDELFDAWWSVSHAMQKLRDNPDGADSERDASRRFDAPGLQPKLTFDAAEDIAMPFIAKGARPKVAILREQGVNSQIETAFAFDAAGFDTFDVHMSDLVAGRFDLADFNGLVACGGFSYGDVLGAGRGWATSILERNALRDMFAAFFARQDAFSLGICNGCQMMAQLRGIIPGAEHWPTFQRNASEQYEARLALLEVGDSPSLFLRGMAGSRIPVAVAHGEGRAQFDSGIDHSAVDIALRYVTGDGRVAEAYPANPNGSPGGIAGVSSRDGRATILMPHPERTLRSANFSWAPRDWPQDSPWQRMFRNARAWLG
- the gspE gene encoding type II secretion system ATPase GspE — encoded protein: MSAVLSDPVPASPDERIVALLLQRGKLKDADLVRARRLQEETGGGLLALLARLGLVSERDHAEACSTELDLPLRSARDVPELPPEDVALGQQSISIKFMKQYHVVPVSADATHVDVLLADPQDAYALDAVRLATGRELRPAVALRSEIDELVERWHGQGRSAMEGIVENAEGEAGFDDVEHLRDLASEAPVIRLVNLVIQRAVELRASDIHIEPFETRLKVRYRIDGVLEEGESPPANLTAAVISRIKIMAKLNIAERRLPQDGRIVMRVQGKELDLRVSTVPTAHGESVVMRLLDRETVVLDFDKLGFGPAFMPRFQKIMEQPHGILLVTGPTGSGKTTTLYTALSKLNTPDVKIITVEDPVEYQIEGINQIQAKPQIGLDFANALRSIVRQDPDIIMIGEMRDLETARIAIQSALTGHLVLSTLHTNNAAGGITRLLDMGVEDYLLTSTVNGIVAQRLVRRLEPTHAEQYAASPEEIEKFGLRRYQPQGEIFLYRPKASALSPTGYLGRTTIMELLVMDDEVRRAVMRHAGMDEIEKLARQGGMSTMYEVGIAKALRGETTIEEVLRVTEDA
- the xpsF gene encoding type II secretion system protein XpsF codes for the protein MALYRYKALNARGEVLDGQMEAGSDAEVASRLQEQGHLPVEAKLASEAGGESTWRALFKPKPFAGQRLVQFTQQLATLLGAGQPLDRALGILLELPEDEAATRTIGDIRDAVRGGASLSAALDRQHGTFSRLFVNMVRAGEAGGNLHETLQRLADYLERSRALRARVINALVYPAILLAMVGLSLLFLLGYVVPQFSAMYESLDADLPWFSTFILGLGEFVRDWWIVILALPLLAVLWIDRKRRDPVFMRRFDSWLLQRKLAGPLVAKLDTARLARTLGTLLRNGVPLLSALGIARNVLDNRVLAADVDAAAEEVKNGIGLSAALGKGKRFPRLALQMIQVGEESGALDTMLLKTADTFEQETSVAMDRLLAALVPAVTLMLAVVVGVVILAVLSPIYDLTSVVG
- the gspG gene encoding type II secretion system major pseudopilin GspG, translated to MRNRQFRPIPKASQAGFSLIEIIIVVVLIGGIVAFAANKILGGQDRANVNLAKAQVQTLAEKIQQYQMDTGTLPDSLEALVKAPTDANGWLGPYARGPELVDPWKQPYAYKVPGEGGPFDLVSLGADRKVGGDSVNADIQYQ
- the xpsH gene encoding type II secretion system protein XpsH yields the protein MRTRGQSAGFTLIEMLVVLVIIAAATLLAMAAFGGGMRGMQLRSSAKEIAAQLRFARAVAISTGEPQDVVFDPQGRSWRGAKGRSGSLPGEGDVVFTGAGTAQFADTADEAGKGVVRFFPDGAATGGRVRLLANGAGWDVDVRWLTGEVVMRRVRDVQ
- the xpsI gene encoding type II secretion system protein XpsI, translated to MTRPQMHRVAKRKRAAAGFTLIEIIVAFGVLALGLTLLIGTLSGATRQVRQAGDAGRAALHAQTLLAEHASTLQGPANDDGELEDGRYRWQLRATPWTDPAARGGSVQVDPGAARLLHVQLDIEWAEGDPQQRLQVSSLRLALPAQGGRP